In Streptomyces sp. NBC_00878, a single window of DNA contains:
- a CDS encoding helix-turn-helix transcriptional regulator — MPPRSSPSERQRRLGAELRKLRLRARMSSDNAAKLLEGERSRISYIESGRLSVSHNRLHKLLREYGCPSGPYFDELMSMGQASGKGWWDEFTDTIGPAARDLAELESRSAVLRTHEPLFIPGMLQTEEYAHAVLSETEGNPQRTNRYVEFRLARQRILTGDTPVTCRAVIHEAALHARVGGPNVMRRQLLRLMEVSRLPHVIVQVFPFEAGIYSAYSQSFAIFGGVPPELDTVYLEHPANSLFLRDGVQLDEYAKMFERLCELALAPVDPESAPETHASRDSLSLIQHVMYTL; from the coding sequence ATGCCACCAAGGAGCAGCCCCAGCGAACGACAACGACGCCTGGGCGCTGAGCTGCGCAAACTCCGCCTCCGCGCGCGCATGTCGAGCGACAACGCCGCCAAACTGCTGGAGGGCGAGCGCTCACGGATCAGCTACATCGAGTCCGGGCGGCTCAGCGTCTCCCATAACCGCCTGCACAAGCTGCTGCGCGAGTACGGGTGCCCGTCGGGGCCGTACTTCGACGAGCTCATGAGCATGGGGCAGGCGAGCGGGAAGGGATGGTGGGACGAGTTCACGGACACGATCGGCCCGGCCGCCCGGGACCTGGCCGAACTCGAATCGCGCTCAGCCGTCCTGCGCACACACGAACCGCTGTTCATCCCGGGCATGTTGCAAACCGAGGAGTACGCCCATGCCGTGCTCAGCGAAACGGAAGGTAACCCCCAACGGACCAACCGATACGTCGAGTTCCGCCTCGCACGGCAACGCATCCTCACCGGCGACACCCCCGTCACCTGCCGCGCCGTCATCCACGAAGCCGCGCTCCACGCCCGCGTGGGCGGCCCCAACGTAATGCGCAGGCAGTTGCTGCGGCTGATGGAAGTGTCCCGGCTGCCTCACGTGATCGTGCAGGTCTTCCCGTTCGAGGCGGGCATCTACTCCGCGTACAGCCAATCGTTCGCAATCTTCGGCGGCGTACCCCCGGAACTGGACACGGTTTATCTGGAGCACCCGGCCAACTCCCTCTTCCTGCGGGATGGAGTCCAGCTCGACGAGTACGCCAAAATGTTCGAGCGGCTCTGCGAGTTGGCCCTGGCCCCGGTCGATCCCGAGTCGGCGCCGGAGACACACGCGTCACGCGACTCACTGAGCCTCATCCAGCACGTCATGTACACCCTGTGA
- a CDS encoding ATP-binding protein, whose protein sequence is MEDPPRPLPTDVSLVFPPHPVWVRTARETVRTLLTASGHPELTDTAVLLTSEAVTNAINACAAKHCTTPVTLHAGWADPARLRVLIHDEAPGRPTCRTPTHHDEDGRGIQLISYGADAWGVCTHGLGRGKATWFELAARRAVATAIDVTSDILDSREDILEVRS, encoded by the coding sequence ATGGAGGACCCCCCACGCCCACTCCCCACCGACGTCTCCCTCGTCTTCCCGCCCCACCCCGTCTGGGTCCGCACCGCCCGCGAAACGGTCCGCACCCTCCTCACCGCATCCGGCCACCCCGAACTCACCGACACCGCAGTCCTGTTGACCTCAGAAGCCGTCACCAACGCCATCAACGCCTGCGCGGCCAAGCACTGCACCACCCCCGTCACCCTCCACGCCGGCTGGGCCGACCCCGCCCGCCTCCGCGTCCTCATCCACGACGAAGCCCCCGGCCGGCCCACCTGCCGCACCCCGACCCACCACGACGAGGACGGCCGCGGCATACAGCTCATCTCGTACGGCGCCGACGCCTGGGGTGTGTGTACGCATGGTCTCGGCAGGGGCAAGGCCACCTGGTTCGAGCTGGCAGCGCGGAGGGCGGTGGCGACCGCGATCGACGTCACGTCGGATATACTCGACTCCCGCGAGGATATCCTGGAGGTTCGATCATGA
- a CDS encoding LacI family DNA-binding transcriptional regulator, translating into MAVHGARGRSGGRPTLEEVAARAGVGRGTVSRVINGSPRVSDATRAAVEAAVAELGYVPNTAARALAANRTDAIALVVPEPETRFFAEPYFSDILRGVGAALSDTEMQLLLIFAGSDRERRRLAQYLAAHRVDGVLLVSVHADDPLPDLLAQLEIPSVISGRRSADETLPSVDSDNFGGGRFAVEHLIAQGRRTIAHLAGRLDVYGAQRRVDGYREALREAGREVDDRLIVPGDFTEEGGRRAMEELLSLCPTLDAVFAGSDVMAAGARQVLREAGRRIPDDVALVGYDDSAIARHMDPPLTSVRQPIEEMGRAMLNLLMDEIADRRPAVSRGLERRQLVLPTELVTRASS; encoded by the coding sequence ATGGCAGTCCACGGAGCGCGGGGCCGGAGCGGCGGGCGGCCGACCCTGGAGGAGGTCGCCGCGCGCGCCGGTGTGGGCCGCGGCACGGTCTCCCGTGTGATCAACGGTTCTCCGCGGGTCAGCGACGCCACCCGCGCGGCCGTCGAGGCGGCGGTCGCGGAACTGGGCTACGTGCCCAACACGGCGGCCCGTGCCCTGGCCGCCAACCGTACGGACGCGATCGCCCTGGTCGTCCCCGAGCCCGAGACGCGCTTCTTCGCCGAGCCGTACTTCTCGGACATCCTGCGCGGAGTGGGCGCGGCGCTCTCCGACACCGAGATGCAGCTCCTGCTGATCTTCGCGGGCAGTGACCGGGAGCGGCGCCGGCTGGCCCAGTACCTGGCGGCGCACCGGGTGGACGGGGTCCTGCTGGTCTCGGTCCACGCGGACGACCCGCTGCCCGACCTGCTCGCCCAGTTGGAGATCCCGTCGGTGATCAGCGGCCGGCGCTCGGCCGACGAGACGCTGCCGTCGGTGGACTCGGACAACTTCGGCGGCGGCCGTTTCGCCGTGGAACACCTCATCGCGCAGGGCCGGCGCACCATAGCCCACCTCGCGGGACGCCTCGACGTGTACGGTGCCCAGCGCCGCGTCGACGGCTACCGCGAGGCGCTCCGCGAGGCAGGGCGAGAGGTCGACGACCGCCTCATCGTCCCCGGCGACTTCACGGAGGAGGGCGGCCGCCGGGCGATGGAGGAGTTGCTCTCCCTCTGCCCGACCCTGGACGCGGTCTTCGCCGGCTCCGACGTCATGGCGGCGGGGGCCCGCCAGGTCCTGCGCGAGGCCGGCCGCCGCATACCGGACGACGTGGCCCTCGTCGGGTACGACGACTCGGCCATCGCCCGCCACATGGACCCGCCCTTGACGAGCGTGCGCCAGCCGATCGAGGAGATGGGCCGCGCGATGCTCAACCTCCTGATGGACGAGATCGCGGACCGCCGCCCGGCGGTGTCCCGGGGGTTGGAGAGGCGTCAACTGGTCCTGCCCACGGAGCTGGTGACACGGGCGTCGTCGTAG
- a CDS encoding carbohydrate ABC transporter permease: protein MTTSELTPPQAKVDAAEKTGRDGSGRRRLLGAGKQLHAGPVTYVVLAVFAVVSLAPLLWTVVAASRTDQRLAQTPPPLWVGGNLFKNMEAAWEEAGLGTAMLNSTIVAGTITVGTVLFSTLAGFAFAKLRFRFSNVLLLLTIGTMMIPPQLAVVPLYLWMSDLGWSNQLQTVILPTLVSAFGTFFMRQYLVQALPSELIEAARVDGASSLRVVWHVVFPAARPAMAVLGLLTFVMAWNDFLWPIIALNQQNPTVQVALNSLGTGYVPDQAVIMAGAFLGTLPLLIAFLLFGRQIVGGIMQGAIKG from the coding sequence ATGACCACAAGTGAACTGACGCCTCCTCAGGCGAAGGTGGACGCGGCGGAGAAGACCGGCCGGGACGGCTCCGGGCGCCGCCGGCTGCTCGGCGCGGGCAAACAACTGCACGCGGGGCCGGTCACGTACGTCGTGCTGGCCGTCTTCGCCGTCGTCTCGCTGGCGCCGCTGCTGTGGACGGTGGTCGCGGCCTCGCGCACCGACCAGCGGCTCGCCCAGACGCCACCGCCGCTGTGGGTCGGCGGGAACCTGTTCAAGAACATGGAGGCCGCGTGGGAGGAGGCGGGCCTCGGCACCGCGATGCTCAACAGCACGATCGTCGCCGGGACCATCACCGTCGGTACGGTCCTGTTCTCCACGCTCGCCGGGTTCGCCTTCGCCAAGCTGCGGTTCAGGTTCTCCAACGTCCTGCTGCTGCTGACCATCGGCACGATGATGATCCCGCCGCAACTCGCGGTCGTACCGCTGTACTTGTGGATGAGCGATCTGGGCTGGTCCAACCAGTTGCAGACGGTCATCCTGCCCACCCTGGTCAGCGCCTTCGGTACGTTCTTCATGCGGCAGTACCTGGTACAGGCGCTGCCCAGCGAGCTGATCGAGGCGGCGCGGGTCGACGGCGCGAGCAGTCTGCGCGTCGTATGGCACGTCGTCTTCCCGGCGGCGCGGCCGGCGATGGCCGTGCTCGGGCTGCTGACGTTCGTGATGGCCTGGAACGACTTCCTGTGGCCGATCATCGCGCTCAACCAGCAGAACCCCACCGTGCAGGTCGCCCTCAACTCGCTCGGTACCGGCTACGTTCCCGACCAGGCGGTGATCATGGCGGGCGCGTTCCTCGGCACCCTGCCGCTGCTCATCGCCTTCCTGCTGTTCGGCAGGCAGATCGTGGGCGGGATCATGCAGGGCGCGATCAAGGGCTGA
- a CDS encoding DUF397 domain-containing protein — translation MPQLIWQKSSFSGGGEGNCVELTAAAPDRIHLRESDQPYEITTTTTHALANLLHTVKAGSLSR, via the coding sequence ATGCCCCAACTCATCTGGCAGAAGTCCTCGTTCAGCGGTGGCGGCGAAGGCAACTGCGTAGAGCTGACCGCAGCGGCCCCCGACCGCATCCACCTCCGCGAGAGCGATCAGCCGTACGAGATAACCACGACCACGACCCACGCCCTGGCGAACCTGCTGCACACCGTGAAGGCCGGAAGCCTGAGTCGCTGA
- a CDS encoding PIN domain nuclease: MSAATFLIDTSALVRILKRQARARWEKPLEEGLIARCPLTEVEFLYSARNAEDRAALVQDLDALFGWTPLDDRAVMRAWDVQRELTEKSRHRSAGAVDLLVAATAELQGLTMLHYDNDFETIASVTGQPTQWLAPPGSL; this comes from the coding sequence ATGAGTGCGGCCACCTTCCTCATCGACACCAGCGCTCTGGTCCGCATCCTGAAGCGGCAGGCCCGCGCCCGCTGGGAGAAGCCCCTGGAGGAGGGGCTGATCGCTCGCTGCCCGCTGACCGAGGTCGAGTTTCTCTACAGCGCCAGGAACGCAGAGGATCGGGCAGCACTGGTCCAGGATCTGGATGCGTTGTTCGGCTGGACGCCTCTGGACGACCGGGCCGTGATGCGGGCATGGGACGTGCAACGGGAACTCACCGAGAAGAGCCGACACCGTTCCGCTGGGGCGGTAGACCTGCTCGTCGCCGCGACCGCCGAACTCCAGGGGCTGACCATGCTGCACTACGACAACGACTTCGAGACCATCGCCTCGGTCACCGGACAGCCGACCCAGTGGCTCGCGCCCCCCGGCAGCCTCTGA
- a CDS encoding type II toxin-antitoxin system VapB family antitoxin, producing the protein MTKTLIDIDEDLLAEAAIAFGTKTKKDTVNAALKEGVERKKRALALARLAARADAGDFDALLDKENYRR; encoded by the coding sequence ATGACCAAGACGCTGATCGACATTGACGAGGATCTGCTGGCCGAGGCGGCCATAGCGTTCGGAACCAAGACCAAGAAGGACACCGTCAACGCCGCGCTCAAGGAAGGTGTCGAACGTAAGAAGCGTGCGCTCGCGCTGGCCCGGCTCGCGGCACGGGCGGACGCGGGTGACTTCGACGCGTTGCTGGACAAGGAGAACTACCGCCGATGA
- a CDS encoding helix-turn-helix transcriptional regulator — MALSASSSAEQARKDLAARLGEIRLDAGLRGSQLAERLGWYPSKVSRIQSARTSPSADDIRAWCTACGAKDQAADLVQKLRDVEGMFVEWRRMERDGLRRAQESVRPLFERTTRFRAYSSWFVPGLIQSRAYTEAVLRAVQRRRVAADDVDAAVAARMERQQILHEGGRTFAFLIEESVLRSGMGGREVMAGQLGQLITVGSLPNVSLGIVPMRADRTRMPVEGFWIYDSAQVAVELVSGYLTLTRQREVAMYAETFAELADLAVYGAEARSIIAMALQALG, encoded by the coding sequence ATGGCCCTTTCGGCATCATCCAGCGCAGAGCAAGCACGGAAGGATCTCGCCGCGCGTCTCGGCGAGATCCGTCTGGATGCCGGGCTGAGGGGGAGTCAGCTCGCCGAACGGCTGGGCTGGTACCCGTCCAAGGTGTCCCGTATCCAGTCCGCCCGCACGTCCCCGTCGGCCGACGACATCCGTGCCTGGTGCACGGCGTGCGGCGCAAAGGACCAGGCCGCGGACCTCGTCCAGAAACTCCGCGACGTCGAGGGCATGTTCGTCGAGTGGCGACGCATGGAGCGCGACGGCCTGCGCCGCGCCCAGGAGTCCGTACGGCCGCTCTTCGAGCGCACGACCCGATTCCGGGCCTACTCCTCATGGTTCGTGCCGGGCCTCATCCAGAGCCGCGCGTACACAGAGGCCGTGCTGCGGGCGGTGCAGCGCCGCCGAGTCGCCGCCGATGACGTCGACGCGGCCGTGGCCGCACGGATGGAGCGTCAGCAGATCCTGCACGAGGGCGGCCGCACCTTCGCGTTCCTCATCGAGGAGTCCGTGCTCAGGTCCGGGATGGGCGGGCGGGAAGTCATGGCCGGCCAGCTGGGGCAGCTGATCACCGTGGGCTCGCTGCCCAATGTCAGCCTCGGCATCGTCCCCATGCGCGCCGACCGGACACGTATGCCCGTCGAGGGCTTCTGGATCTACGACTCAGCACAGGTCGCCGTCGAGCTGGTCTCCGGCTACCTGACTCTCACGCGGCAGCGCGAAGTCGCCATGTACGCCGAGACGTTCGCCGAACTGGCCGACCTCGCCGTCTACGGAGCCGAGGCCCGGAGCATCATCGCGATGGCGCTACAGGCCCTCGGGTGA
- a CDS encoding carbohydrate ABC transporter permease, with the protein MTSSKQALARSASSADAAPGSQPGAARRAHGRGTPPPGPGSWRSRLYRWDMKASPYAFISPFFLFFGAFGLVPLLYTAWYSLHNVQLSNLDQQTWVGLDNYQNLMSSDFFWNALQNTFTIGVISTVPQLIMAIGIAHLLNYKLRGSTVWRVVMLTPYATSVAAATLVFVLLYSWDGGMINWLLGFVGVDPINWRESTWGSQFAVSSIVIWRWTGYNALIYLAAMQAIPADLYESAALDGAGRWQQFRHVTIPMLRPTILFTVVVSTIGATQLFGEPLLFGGVSGSKGGSGHDYQTLGLYMYDQGWIIGNLGKASAIAWTMFLILLIVAAINLLITRRLRKSQ; encoded by the coding sequence GTGACCAGCTCCAAGCAGGCTCTCGCGCGATCCGCGTCGAGCGCCGACGCCGCGCCCGGCTCCCAGCCGGGCGCGGCGCGCCGTGCTCACGGTCGCGGTACACCGCCCCCTGGCCCCGGCTCCTGGCGCAGCCGGCTGTACCGCTGGGACATGAAGGCGTCGCCGTACGCGTTCATCTCCCCCTTCTTCCTCTTCTTCGGCGCCTTCGGGCTCGTCCCGCTCCTCTACACGGCCTGGTACTCGCTGCACAACGTGCAGCTGTCCAACCTGGACCAGCAGACCTGGGTGGGCCTGGACAACTACCAGAACCTGATGTCCTCGGACTTCTTCTGGAACGCGCTGCAGAACACCTTCACCATCGGTGTGATCTCGACCGTGCCGCAGCTGATCATGGCGATCGGCATCGCGCACCTGCTCAACTACAAGTTGCGTGGCTCCACCGTGTGGCGCGTCGTGATGCTCACCCCGTACGCCACCTCGGTGGCGGCGGCGACCCTGGTGTTCGTGCTGCTGTACTCCTGGGACGGCGGCATGATCAACTGGCTGCTGGGCTTCGTCGGGGTCGACCCAATCAACTGGCGTGAGTCCACCTGGGGTTCGCAGTTCGCCGTCTCCTCGATCGTGATCTGGCGGTGGACCGGCTACAACGCCCTGATCTACCTCGCGGCGATGCAGGCGATCCCCGCCGACCTGTACGAGTCGGCGGCCCTGGACGGCGCGGGCCGCTGGCAGCAGTTCCGGCACGTCACGATCCCGATGCTGCGGCCGACCATCCTGTTCACGGTGGTCGTCTCCACCATCGGCGCGACCCAGCTGTTCGGTGAACCGCTCCTGTTCGGCGGGGTCAGCGGCTCCAAGGGCGGCTCCGGGCACGATTACCAGACGCTCGGCCTGTACATGTACGACCAGGGCTGGATCATCGGCAACCTCGGCAAGGCGTCCGCGATCGCCTGGACGATGTTCCTGATCCTGCTGATCGTCGCCGCGATCAACCTGCTGATCACCCGACGGCTGAGGAAGTCCCAATGA
- a CDS encoding GH1 family beta-glucosidase — protein sequence MSELETPVTFPPAFLWGAATSAYQIEGAVREDGRTPSIWDTFSHTPGKTARGETGDIANDHYHLYRDDVALMAELGLTAYRFSVSWSRVQPTGRGPAVQRGLDFYRRLVDELLSHDIKPALTLYHWDLPQELEDAGGWPERETALRFAEYAHIVGEALGDRVEQWITLNEPWCSAFLGYGSGVHAPGRTDPEASLRAAHHLNLAHGLGTSALRAAMPARNSIAVSLNSSVVRPRSQDPADLEAVRRIDDLANGIFHGPMLHGAYPETLLTATASVTDWSYVLDGDLALINQPLDALGLNYYTPTLVGAAETAPNSPRHGADGHGASDHSPWPGADDVMFHQTPGERTEMGWTIDPTGLHELIMRYTREAPGLPLYITENGAAYDDKPDPDGRVHDPERIAYLHGHLSAVRRAITDGADVRGYFLWSLMDNFEWGYGYGKRFGAVYVDYATQTRTPKSSALWYGETARTGELPPVTPAE from the coding sequence ATGTCTGAGCTCGAAACGCCCGTGACCTTCCCGCCCGCCTTTCTCTGGGGTGCGGCCACCTCCGCGTACCAGATCGAGGGGGCGGTGCGGGAGGACGGCCGTACGCCGTCGATCTGGGACACCTTCAGCCACACGCCCGGCAAGACGGCGCGCGGCGAGACCGGTGACATCGCCAACGACCACTACCACCTCTACCGCGACGACGTGGCCCTCATGGCGGAGCTCGGCCTGACCGCGTACCGCTTCTCGGTGTCGTGGTCCCGGGTGCAGCCGACGGGCCGCGGCCCCGCCGTCCAGCGCGGCCTGGACTTCTACCGGCGGCTGGTCGACGAGCTGCTCTCCCACGACATCAAGCCGGCGCTCACCCTCTACCACTGGGACCTCCCCCAGGAACTGGAGGACGCGGGCGGCTGGCCCGAGCGCGAGACGGCGCTGCGTTTCGCCGAGTACGCGCACATCGTCGGTGAGGCGCTGGGCGACCGCGTCGAGCAGTGGATCACGCTCAACGAGCCCTGGTGCAGCGCGTTCCTGGGGTACGGATCCGGGGTGCACGCGCCGGGCCGTACGGACCCGGAGGCATCGCTGCGCGCCGCGCACCACCTCAACCTGGCGCACGGGCTGGGGACTTCGGCTCTGCGGGCCGCGATGCCCGCCCGCAACAGCATCGCGGTGAGCCTCAACTCCTCGGTGGTCAGGCCGCGTTCGCAGGACCCGGCGGACCTGGAGGCGGTCCGGCGCATCGACGACCTGGCCAACGGGATCTTCCACGGCCCGATGCTGCACGGCGCGTACCCGGAGACCCTGCTCACGGCGACGGCCTCGGTGACGGACTGGTCGTACGTTCTGGACGGCGATCTCGCCCTGATCAACCAGCCGTTGGACGCGTTGGGATTGAACTATTACACCCCCACTCTGGTCGGCGCCGCCGAGACCGCCCCGAACAGCCCGCGCCACGGCGCGGACGGCCACGGCGCGAGCGACCACTCGCCGTGGCCCGGCGCGGACGATGTGATGTTCCATCAAACCCCCGGCGAACGTACGGAGATGGGCTGGACCATCGACCCGACGGGCCTGCACGAGCTGATCATGCGCTACACGCGGGAGGCCCCCGGGCTGCCCCTGTACATCACGGAGAACGGCGCCGCGTACGACGACAAGCCCGACCCCGACGGCCGCGTGCACGACCCGGAGCGCATCGCCTACCTCCACGGCCATCTGTCGGCCGTGCGGCGCGCGATCACCGACGGGGCGGACGTCCGCGGCTACTTCCTGTGGTCCCTGATGGACAACTTCGAGTGGGGGTACGGCTACGGCAAGCGCTTCGGCGCGGTGTACGTGGACTACGCGACCCAGACCCGCACACCGAAGTCGAGCGCACTCTGGTACGGCGAGACGGCCCGGACGGGGGAGCTTCCGCCGGTGACTCCGGCCGAGTAG
- a CDS encoding ABC transporter substrate-binding protein has protein sequence MRTSTRGSRRLMALAAVAALTTGLLAGCAEDSDDGSSNSDGGSGGGKTTLTIGTFGVFGYKQAGLYDEYMKINPDITIKENVTTRTDVYWPKTLTRLQAGSGTDDLQAIEIGNVAEAVQTQADKFVDLGKEVDKSQWLDWKTAQATTKDGKTIGLGTDIGPMAICYRKDLFEAAGLETDRVKLAEQWKGDWSKYVDVGKEYMKKAPKGTKFVDSASSVYNAALGGEDQRYYDADGNVIWDKSTGVKKAWDASMEVATSNMSAKLKQFDKPWDQAFANAGFATVACPAWMIGYIQEKSGDSGKGKWDVAAAPTAANWGGAFVGVPTASKHQKEAIALAKWLTAPEQQAKVFAKQASFPSTPSAYANLKPQADTTAFFSDAPITQIFSDSAKTIPTQIFGVKDQPINTAISDIGILQVEQKGKTPDQGWDAATKEIKDVLGQ, from the coding sequence ATGCGCACGAGTACCCGCGGGTCCCGCAGGCTGATGGCCCTCGCGGCCGTCGCCGCGCTGACGACGGGGCTGCTGGCCGGCTGCGCCGAGGACTCGGACGACGGCTCGTCGAACTCGGACGGCGGTAGCGGCGGTGGCAAGACCACGCTGACCATCGGCACCTTCGGTGTCTTCGGCTACAAGCAGGCCGGCCTCTACGACGAGTACATGAAGATCAACCCCGACATCACCATCAAGGAGAACGTCACCACCCGTACCGACGTGTACTGGCCGAAGACCCTCACCCGTCTGCAGGCCGGTTCCGGTACCGACGACCTCCAGGCGATCGAGATCGGCAACGTCGCCGAGGCGGTGCAGACGCAGGCCGACAAGTTCGTCGACCTCGGCAAGGAAGTCGACAAGTCCCAGTGGCTGGACTGGAAGACGGCGCAGGCCACCACCAAGGACGGCAAGACCATCGGGCTCGGCACCGACATCGGCCCGATGGCGATCTGCTACCGCAAGGACCTCTTCGAGGCAGCGGGTCTTGAGACGGACCGCGTCAAGCTCGCCGAGCAGTGGAAGGGCGACTGGTCCAAGTACGTCGACGTCGGCAAGGAGTACATGAAGAAGGCGCCCAAGGGCACCAAGTTCGTGGACTCCGCCTCCTCGGTCTACAACGCGGCACTCGGTGGCGAGGACCAGCGCTACTACGACGCGGACGGCAACGTCATCTGGGACAAGTCCACCGGAGTGAAGAAGGCCTGGGACGCCTCGATGGAGGTGGCGACCAGCAACATGTCGGCGAAGCTGAAGCAGTTCGACAAGCCGTGGGACCAAGCCTTCGCCAATGCCGGCTTCGCGACGGTGGCGTGCCCCGCGTGGATGATCGGCTACATCCAGGAGAAGTCCGGCGACTCCGGCAAGGGCAAGTGGGACGTGGCGGCGGCGCCCACCGCGGCCAACTGGGGCGGCGCGTTCGTCGGTGTGCCCACGGCGAGCAAGCACCAGAAGGAGGCCATCGCGCTCGCGAAGTGGCTGACCGCCCCCGAGCAGCAGGCGAAGGTCTTCGCCAAGCAGGCGAGCTTCCCGTCGACCCCGTCGGCGTACGCGAACCTGAAGCCGCAGGCCGACACCACGGCGTTCTTCTCGGACGCGCCGATCACGCAGATCTTCTCCGACTCGGCGAAGACCATCCCGACGCAGATCTTCGGCGTCAAGGACCAGCCGATCAACACCGCCATCTCGGACATCGGCATCCTCCAGGTCGAGCAGAAGGGCAAGACCCCTGACCAGGGCTGGGACGCGGCCACCAAGGAGATCAAGGACGTGCTCGGCCAGTGA
- a CDS encoding cellulose binding domain-containing protein codes for MSTHRRMVSVRSRAIGGVVAAAVVGGGAVALSGTAQAAGVGAAYTRTSDWSTGYTAQYVVTNDSGAAKPDWTLEFDLPSGAELSSLWNGESSVSGRHVTVKPPAWDKNGLARGESATVGFVVNGSGNPTGCRVDDATCSVGDETPPEPAGRPTQTETPKQTPTPPPTATGSPSESTGSGTGTGTGSGTGSGNGTSNGTAATAAFAPYVDTSLFPALDLLATAEATGVKDYNLAFVTDGGGCTPKWGGVTDLGSDAVAAQIGALRAKGGDVRVSFGGASGSELALNCSSADALAAVYEQVVNTYQLTKVDFDIEGAALPDTAANTRRAKAIAKLQAQHPDLDVSFTLPVMPEGLTQDGVNLLANAKSNGVGIDTVNIMAMDYGPAYSGDMGTYAEQAATATQAQIKGVLGLSESAAWKALAVTPMIGVNDVVTEIFKVDDATQLVDFAKSKGIGWLSMWSATRDKQCPGGTKPTADATCSSILQATHAFTKAFAALK; via the coding sequence ATGAGCACGCACCGGCGCATGGTCAGTGTCAGAAGCAGAGCGATCGGAGGCGTGGTCGCCGCGGCCGTGGTCGGCGGCGGAGCCGTCGCGTTGTCCGGTACGGCACAGGCGGCCGGGGTCGGCGCCGCCTACACCAGGACCAGCGACTGGTCGACCGGCTACACCGCGCAGTACGTCGTCACCAACGACAGCGGCGCGGCGAAGCCGGACTGGACGCTGGAGTTCGACCTGCCGTCCGGCGCCGAACTGAGTTCGCTGTGGAACGGCGAGTCGAGCGTGAGCGGCCGGCACGTCACCGTGAAGCCGCCCGCCTGGGACAAGAACGGGCTCGCCAGGGGCGAGTCCGCGACGGTCGGGTTCGTGGTGAACGGCTCGGGCAATCCCACCGGTTGCCGCGTCGACGACGCCACTTGCTCGGTGGGCGACGAGACACCCCCGGAGCCGGCCGGCCGCCCGACGCAGACCGAGACCCCGAAACAGACCCCCACCCCTCCCCCCACGGCCACCGGCTCGCCGTCGGAGTCCACCGGCAGTGGCACCGGCACCGGCACCGGCAGCGGCACCGGCAGCGGCAACGGCACCAGCAACGGCACCGCGGCCACCGCCGCCTTCGCGCCCTACGTCGACACGTCCCTCTTCCCTGCCCTCGACCTGCTGGCCACTGCCGAGGCCACGGGCGTGAAGGACTACAACCTCGCCTTCGTCACCGACGGCGGCGGCTGTACCCCCAAGTGGGGCGGTGTGACGGACCTCGGCAGCGACGCGGTCGCCGCGCAGATCGGCGCCCTGCGCGCCAAGGGCGGTGATGTCCGGGTCTCCTTCGGCGGCGCGTCCGGCTCGGAACTGGCGCTCAACTGCTCCTCGGCGGACGCCCTCGCGGCGGTGTACGAGCAGGTGGTGAACACGTACCAGCTCACGAAGGTCGACTTCGACATCGAGGGCGCCGCGCTGCCCGACACGGCGGCGAACACGCGCCGGGCGAAGGCGATAGCCAAGCTCCAGGCCCAACACCCGGACCTGGACGTCTCGTTCACCCTCCCCGTCATGCCCGAGGGCCTCACCCAGGACGGCGTGAACCTGCTCGCCAACGCCAAGTCGAACGGCGTCGGCATCGACACGGTCAACATCATGGCGATGGACTACGGCCCGGCGTACAGCGGCGACATGGGCACCTACGCCGAACAGGCCGCGACGGCGACGCAGGCGCAGATCAAGGGAGTTCTGGGCCTGTCCGAGTCCGCGGCCTGGAAGGCGCTCGCGGTCACCCCGATGATCGGCGTCAACGACGTGGTGACGGAGATCTTCAAGGTCGACGACGCCACCCAGCTCGTGGACTTCGCCAAGTCGAAGGGGATCGGCTGGCTCTCCATGTGGTCCGCCACCCGCGACAAGCAGTGCCCCGGCGGCACCAAGCCCACCGCCGACGCGACCTGCAGCTCGATCCTCCAGGCCACCCACGCTTTCACGAAGGCATTCGCGGCACTCAAGTAG